The following are encoded together in the Tripterygium wilfordii isolate XIE 37 chromosome 18, ASM1340144v1, whole genome shotgun sequence genome:
- the LOC119984748 gene encoding molybdate-anion transporter-like isoform X2 yields MLFGTIVGSLADKQGRKRACVAYCITYILSCITKHSPQYKILMLGRVLGGIATSLLFSAFESWLVAEHNKRGFDQQWLSLTFSKAIFLGNGLIAIVAGLLGNLLVDTIALGPVAPFDAAACFLAIGMAIILSSWTENYGDSSESKDLLTQFKGAAVAIASDEKIALLGAIQSLFEGSMYTFVFLWTPALSPNDEEIPHGFIFATFMLASMLGSSLASRLMARPSSSRVDSYMQIVFIVSSVSLLLPIVTNFLVSPSNVKGGSISFSGCIQLLGFCTFEACVGIFWPSIMKMRSQYIPEEARSTIMNFFRIPLNIFVCIVLYNVDAFPITVMFGMCSIFLFVASILQRRLLVIADKPKTQEWTAMKEHNTEAELLNI; encoded by the exons ATGTTGTTTGGGACTATTGTTGGTTCTCTTGCTGACAAACA GGGCCGAAAGAGGGCTTGTGTGGCATACTGCATTACTTATATACTGAGTTGCATCACGAAACATTCTCCTCAGTATAAAATTTTGATGCTAGGCCGTGTTTTGGGAGGTATCGCCACTTCTCTCCTGTTTTCAGCATTTGAGTCATGGCTTGTTGCAGAACACAATAAG AGGGGCTTTGACCAACAATGGTTATCACTAACTTTCTCGAAAGCAATATTTCTTGGCAATGGTCTTATTGCTATTGTGGCTGGGTTGCTTGGAAATTTACTTGTTGACACAATTGCTCTTGGTCCTGTGGCTCCCTTTGATGCTGCTGCATGCTTCCTTGCAATTGGTATGGCTATTATTTTATCATCATGGACAGAGAACTATGGTGACTCTTCAGAGAGCAAGGACTTGCTTACCCAGTTCAAGGGTGCTGCGGTGGCAATTGCTTCTG ATGAAAAAATTGCATTGCTGGGTGCCATCCAGTCTCTGTTTGAAGGCTCCATGTATACCTTTGTATTCCTCTGGACACCTGCTTTGAGCCCAAACGATGAGGAAATTCCCCATGGTTTTATTTTTGCAACATTTATGTTGGCTTCTATGTTGGGAAGCTCTCTTGCATCTCGTTTGATGGCCCGCCCATCATCCTCCAGAGTGGATAGCTATATGCAGATTGTTTTTATTGTCTCTTCAGTTTCACTTCTCCTTCCCATTGTAACTAAT TTCTTGGTGTCGCCTTCTAACGTGAAAGGAGGAAGCATCTCATTTTCTGGTTGTATCCAGCTTCTTGGATTTTGTACTTTTGAAGCTTGCGTAGGAATATTCTGGCCATCCATTATGAAGATGAGGTCCCAGTATATTCCTGAGGAGGCCAGAAGTACCATCATGAACTTCTTCCGCATCCCTctgaatatatttgtgtgcATTGTGCTTTACAAT GTTGACGCATTCCCTATTACCGTCATGTTCGGTATGTGCTCGATTTTCCTCTTTGTGGCATCTATCTTGCAGAGGCGGCTCTTGGTTATTGCAGATAAGCCAA AGACACAAGAATGGACAGCAATGAAAGAGCACAATACCGAAGCAGAGCTCCTAAACATATAA
- the LOC119984750 gene encoding nuclear speckle RNA-binding protein A-like isoform X1: protein MADAYWRYNDARQHQQPPTPQSIPTLVGKRPRTDYDVPSGHELPNYYPRNDDRGALSRDTEAIGASYDRYLRSTPVQSYGGGHSARLISGGVAGRPIDDRRKMGVEPIDRGLTVKDRSLGFGRSEVSLPPDASSTLFVEGLPSNCTQREVSHIFRPFVGYKEVRLVNKESRHHGGEPLVLCFVDFLSPAHAATAMDALQGYKFDEHDHDHDSVHLRLQFARYPGARSGGGHRGKR, encoded by the exons ATGGCGGATGCCTATTGGAGGTATAATGACGCACGTCAACACCAGCAGCCGCCTACACCGCAGTCCATCCCTACTCTCGTCGGAAAACGCCCTCGGACCGATTATG ATGTCCCTAGTGGTCACGAGCTGCCCAACTATTATCCTCGTAATGATGATAGGGGAGCTCTAAGTAGAGACACTGAAGCCATTGGAGCATCCTATGACCGTTATCTTCGCAGCACG CCTGTTCAATCATATGGTGGGGGACACTCTGCCAGGCTCATAAGTGGAGGGGTAGCAGGCCGCCCCATTGATGACCGGCGTAAGATGGGTGTTGAGCCTATTGACCGTGGGCTTACTGTAAAGGACAGGAGCCTGGGATTTGGAAGGTCTGAGGTCTCCCTTCCACCTGATGCTTCAAGTACACTCTTTGTGGAGGGCTTGCCTTCTAACTGTACACAGAGAGAAGTATCTC ATATATTTCGCCCTTTTGTTGGCTACAAGGAAGTGAGACTTGTGAACAAGGAATCAAGACAT CATGGGGGAGAGCCACTAGTACTTTGCTTTGTAGATTTCTTGAGTCCAGCTCATGCAGCCACTGCCATGGATGCATTGCAAG GTTACAAATTTGATGAGCATGACCATGACCATGACTCGGTCCACCTAAGGTTGCAATTTGCTCGCTATCCTGGTGCAAGGTCAGGTGGCGGGCATCGGGGCAAGCGTTGA
- the LOC119984750 gene encoding nuclear speckle RNA-binding protein A-like isoform X4 has translation MADAYWRYNDARQHQQPPTPQSIPTLVGKRPRTDYDVPSGHELPNYYPRNDDRGALSRDTEAIGASYDRYLRSTPVQSYGGGHSARLISGGVAGRPIDDRRKMGVEPIDRGLTVKDRSLGFGRSEVSLPPDASSTLFVEGLPSNCTQREVSHIFRPFVGYKEVRLVNKESRHHGGEPLVLCFVDFLSPAHAATAMDALQG, from the exons ATGGCGGATGCCTATTGGAGGTATAATGACGCACGTCAACACCAGCAGCCGCCTACACCGCAGTCCATCCCTACTCTCGTCGGAAAACGCCCTCGGACCGATTATG ATGTCCCTAGTGGTCACGAGCTGCCCAACTATTATCCTCGTAATGATGATAGGGGAGCTCTAAGTAGAGACACTGAAGCCATTGGAGCATCCTATGACCGTTATCTTCGCAGCACG CCTGTTCAATCATATGGTGGGGGACACTCTGCCAGGCTCATAAGTGGAGGGGTAGCAGGCCGCCCCATTGATGACCGGCGTAAGATGGGTGTTGAGCCTATTGACCGTGGGCTTACTGTAAAGGACAGGAGCCTGGGATTTGGAAGGTCTGAGGTCTCCCTTCCACCTGATGCTTCAAGTACACTCTTTGTGGAGGGCTTGCCTTCTAACTGTACACAGAGAGAAGTATCTC ATATATTTCGCCCTTTTGTTGGCTACAAGGAAGTGAGACTTGTGAACAAGGAATCAAGACAT CATGGGGGAGAGCCACTAGTACTTTGCTTTGTAGATTTCTTGAGTCCAGCTCATGCAGCCACTGCCATGGATGCATTGCAAG GATAA
- the LOC119984334 gene encoding uncharacterized protein LOC119984334 isoform X2 — MGVVLGGDGNPRFLCDMMLKDKQIFTLIEDLAKHLRCVEIYAAILRSKKPDSRKFTDQAYRENIVLLTRDAKLLRVEMPLFLVCRFSKSSCFCNVISL, encoded by the exons ATGGGAGTCGTCCTTGGGGGTGATGGAAATCCTAGGTTTCTTTGTGATATgatg TTAAAGGATAAGCAAATATTTACTCTGATTGAAGACTTGGCAAAACATCTAAGGTGCGTGGAAATATATGCTGCAATTCTACGCTCAAAAAAGCCAGATTCGAG GAAGTTCACAGATCAAGCATACAGGGAGAATATAGTGCTCTTGACCCGAGATGCCAAGCTATTGAGAGTTGAGATGCCA TTGTTTCTAGTGTGCAGGTTCAGTAAAAGCAGTTGTTTTTGCAATGTCATTAGTCTCTGA
- the LOC119984333 gene encoding dof zinc finger protein DOF4.6-like isoform X2 produces MEGSSGAAAERRARPQKDQALNCPRCNSTNTKFCYYNNYSLSQPRYFCKTCRRYWTEGGSFRNVPVGGGSRKNKRSSSSSSSSSKNKVPDHHDLMMNITSSSPVGFAHQNPNIKIHHQAQDLNLAYPPLLLHEVPQNPSSTSTTSQHHGQQHLSAMEFLKTGIANSRGLMSSFMSIPVSADSNNTMYSTTAGFSLPDYKPTTLNFSLEAFQSDGYNGTSTNITALQETSTSTARLLFPMEDMKQIPNRTSATPTTSTQFEQNRGQGDSTGYWQGMFSGGW; encoded by the coding sequence ATGGAAGGTTCAAGTGGGGCAGCAGCAGAGAGAAGAGCAAGGCCTCAAAAGGATCAAGCTCTGAATTGTCCAAGGTGTAATTCAACTAACACCAAGTTCTGCTACTACAACAATTACAGTCTCTCTCAACCAAGATACTTCTGCAAGACTTGTAGAAGGTATTGGACTGAAGGTGGCTCTTTTAGAAATGTTCCTGTGGGAGGTGGTTCTAGAAAGAACAAGAgatcctcatcttcttcttcttcttcatcaaagaATAAGGTTCCTGATCATCATGATCTGATGATGAATATCACCTCATCATCACCTGTTGGCTTCGCTCATCAAAACCCTAATATTAAGATCCATCATCAAGCCCAAGATCTTAACCTAGCTTACCCACCACTACTACTTCATGAGGTACCTCAAAACCCTAGTTCTACTAGTACAACATCTCAACATCATGGCCAGCAACATCTCTCAGCAATGGAATTTCTCAAGACGGGAATAGCTAATTCAAGAGGATTGATGAGTTCCTTCATGTCCATTCCTGTTTCAGCTGATTCAAATAACACCATGTACTCAACTACAGCTGGGTTCTCCTTGCCAGACTACAAACCAACAACCCTCAATTTCTCCTTGGAAGCATTTCAAAGTGATGGGTATAATGGAACTAGTACGAATATTACTGCTCTTCAAGAGACTAGCACTAGTACTGCAAGGCTTTTGTTTCCAATGGAGGATATGAAGCAGATTCCAAACCGTACTAGTGCTACTCCTActactagtactcaatttgagCAGAATAGAGGCCAAGGAGATTCAACAGGGTACTGGCAAGGAATGTTTAGTGGTGGATGGTAA
- the LOC119984750 gene encoding nuclear speckle RNA-binding protein A-like isoform X2 gives MADAYWRYNDARQHQQPPTPQSIPTLVGKRPRTDYDVPSGHELPNYYPRNDDRGALSRDTEAIGASYDRYLRSTPVQSYGGGHSARLISGGVAGRPIDDRRKMGVEPIDRGLTVKDRSLGFGRSEVSLPPDASSTLFVEGLPSNCTQREVSHIFRPFVGYKEVRLVNKESRHHGGEPLVLCFVDFLSPAHAATAMDALQDTMVS, from the exons ATGGCGGATGCCTATTGGAGGTATAATGACGCACGTCAACACCAGCAGCCGCCTACACCGCAGTCCATCCCTACTCTCGTCGGAAAACGCCCTCGGACCGATTATG ATGTCCCTAGTGGTCACGAGCTGCCCAACTATTATCCTCGTAATGATGATAGGGGAGCTCTAAGTAGAGACACTGAAGCCATTGGAGCATCCTATGACCGTTATCTTCGCAGCACG CCTGTTCAATCATATGGTGGGGGACACTCTGCCAGGCTCATAAGTGGAGGGGTAGCAGGCCGCCCCATTGATGACCGGCGTAAGATGGGTGTTGAGCCTATTGACCGTGGGCTTACTGTAAAGGACAGGAGCCTGGGATTTGGAAGGTCTGAGGTCTCCCTTCCACCTGATGCTTCAAGTACACTCTTTGTGGAGGGCTTGCCTTCTAACTGTACACAGAGAGAAGTATCTC ATATATTTCGCCCTTTTGTTGGCTACAAGGAAGTGAGACTTGTGAACAAGGAATCAAGACAT CATGGGGGAGAGCCACTAGTACTTTGCTTTGTAGATTTCTTGAGTCCAGCTCATGCAGCCACTGCCATGGATGCATTGCAAG ACACCATGGTATCGTGA
- the LOC119984333 gene encoding dof zinc finger protein DOF4.6-like isoform X1 translates to MDCNQLYCECIGVVKSMEGSSGAAAERRARPQKDQALNCPRCNSTNTKFCYYNNYSLSQPRYFCKTCRRYWTEGGSFRNVPVGGGSRKNKRSSSSSSSSSKNKVPDHHDLMMNITSSSPVGFAHQNPNIKIHHQAQDLNLAYPPLLLHEVPQNPSSTSTTSQHHGQQHLSAMEFLKTGIANSRGLMSSFMSIPVSADSNNTMYSTTAGFSLPDYKPTTLNFSLEAFQSDGYNGTSTNITALQETSTSTARLLFPMEDMKQIPNRTSATPTTSTQFEQNRGQGDSTGYWQGMFSGGW, encoded by the exons ATGGACTGCAACCAACTATACTGTGAG TGTATTGGAGTGGTTAAATCCATGGAAGGTTCAAGTGGGGCAGCAGCAGAGAGAAGAGCAAGGCCTCAAAAGGATCAAGCTCTGAATTGTCCAAGGTGTAATTCAACTAACACCAAGTTCTGCTACTACAACAATTACAGTCTCTCTCAACCAAGATACTTCTGCAAGACTTGTAGAAGGTATTGGACTGAAGGTGGCTCTTTTAGAAATGTTCCTGTGGGAGGTGGTTCTAGAAAGAACAAGAgatcctcatcttcttcttcttcttcatcaaagaATAAGGTTCCTGATCATCATGATCTGATGATGAATATCACCTCATCATCACCTGTTGGCTTCGCTCATCAAAACCCTAATATTAAGATCCATCATCAAGCCCAAGATCTTAACCTAGCTTACCCACCACTACTACTTCATGAGGTACCTCAAAACCCTAGTTCTACTAGTACAACATCTCAACATCATGGCCAGCAACATCTCTCAGCAATGGAATTTCTCAAGACGGGAATAGCTAATTCAAGAGGATTGATGAGTTCCTTCATGTCCATTCCTGTTTCAGCTGATTCAAATAACACCATGTACTCAACTACAGCTGGGTTCTCCTTGCCAGACTACAAACCAACAACCCTCAATTTCTCCTTGGAAGCATTTCAAAGTGATGGGTATAATGGAACTAGTACGAATATTACTGCTCTTCAAGAGACTAGCACTAGTACTGCAAGGCTTTTGTTTCCAATGGAGGATATGAAGCAGATTCCAAACCGTACTAGTGCTACTCCTActactagtactcaatttgagCAGAATAGAGGCCAAGGAGATTCAACAGGGTACTGGCAAGGAATGTTTAGTGGTGGATGGTAA
- the LOC119984334 gene encoding uncharacterized protein LOC119984334 isoform X3, with translation MGVVLGGDGNPRFLCDMMLKDKQIFTLIEDLAKHLRCVEIYAAILRSKKPDSRKFTDQAYRENIVLLTRDAKLLRVEMPVQ, from the exons ATGGGAGTCGTCCTTGGGGGTGATGGAAATCCTAGGTTTCTTTGTGATATgatg TTAAAGGATAAGCAAATATTTACTCTGATTGAAGACTTGGCAAAACATCTAAGGTGCGTGGAAATATATGCTGCAATTCTACGCTCAAAAAAGCCAGATTCGAG GAAGTTCACAGATCAAGCATACAGGGAGAATATAGTGCTCTTGACCCGAGATGCCAAGCTATTGAGAGTTGAGATGCCA GTTCAGTAA
- the LOC119984750 gene encoding nuclear speckle RNA-binding protein A-like isoform X3 — protein sequence MADAYWRYNDARQHQQPPTPQSIPTLVGKRPRTDYDVPSGHELPNYYPRNDDRGALSRDTEAIGASYDRYLRSTPVQSYGGGHSARLISGGVAGRPIDDRRKMGVEPIDRGLTVKDRSLGFGRSEVSLPPDASSTLFVEGLPSNCTQREVSHIFRPFVGYKEVRLVNKESRHHGGEPLVLCFVDFLSPAHAATAMDALQGIMT from the exons ATGGCGGATGCCTATTGGAGGTATAATGACGCACGTCAACACCAGCAGCCGCCTACACCGCAGTCCATCCCTACTCTCGTCGGAAAACGCCCTCGGACCGATTATG ATGTCCCTAGTGGTCACGAGCTGCCCAACTATTATCCTCGTAATGATGATAGGGGAGCTCTAAGTAGAGACACTGAAGCCATTGGAGCATCCTATGACCGTTATCTTCGCAGCACG CCTGTTCAATCATATGGTGGGGGACACTCTGCCAGGCTCATAAGTGGAGGGGTAGCAGGCCGCCCCATTGATGACCGGCGTAAGATGGGTGTTGAGCCTATTGACCGTGGGCTTACTGTAAAGGACAGGAGCCTGGGATTTGGAAGGTCTGAGGTCTCCCTTCCACCTGATGCTTCAAGTACACTCTTTGTGGAGGGCTTGCCTTCTAACTGTACACAGAGAGAAGTATCTC ATATATTTCGCCCTTTTGTTGGCTACAAGGAAGTGAGACTTGTGAACAAGGAATCAAGACAT CATGGGGGAGAGCCACTAGTACTTTGCTTTGTAGATTTCTTGAGTCCAGCTCATGCAGCCACTGCCATGGATGCATTGCAAG GCATAATGACATAG
- the LOC119984334 gene encoding uncharacterized protein LOC119984334 isoform X1, with product MGVVLGGDGNPRFLCDMMLKDKQIFTLIEDLAKHLRCVEIYAAILRSKKPDSRKFTDQAYRENIVLLTRDAKLLRVEMPCAGSVKAVVFAMSLVSENWHVLNHMDVFDGKYCG from the exons ATGGGAGTCGTCCTTGGGGGTGATGGAAATCCTAGGTTTCTTTGTGATATgatg TTAAAGGATAAGCAAATATTTACTCTGATTGAAGACTTGGCAAAACATCTAAGGTGCGTGGAAATATATGCTGCAATTCTACGCTCAAAAAAGCCAGATTCGAG GAAGTTCACAGATCAAGCATACAGGGAGAATATAGTGCTCTTGACCCGAGATGCCAAGCTATTGAGAGTTGAGATGCCA TGTGCAGGTTCAGTAAAAGCAGTTGTTTTTGCAATGTCATTAGTCTCTGAGAATTGGCACGTGTTGAATCATATGGATGTCTTTGATGGTAAGTATTGTGGATAA